In one Misgurnus anguillicaudatus chromosome 1, ASM2758022v2, whole genome shotgun sequence genomic region, the following are encoded:
- the LOC129431823 gene encoding scavenger receptor cysteine-rich type 1 protein M130, whose product MDGINTCSGRVEIYTDDWGTVCDQDLDSIEGNMICTEAGCGPLQSVKTGAFYGQGTGPLLTDDLNCYGNESAVINCEWDNHTDACDHKHDVSVICEPIVRFVGGVNNCSGRVEIFHNKVWGTICGNSWDMLDAQMACMERGCGNPIATTPTVNYGQGTGQIWMDGLGCTGREASFKNCPFNGWGVTSCTHTGDVSVNCLETRLVDGYDSCSGRVEVLFVNAGWGTVCDNGWNLLGADLICKEMGCGSALNATRGSVFKKGNRKIWTFNTQCTGTEPVLKQCLSSTTPNTCTHNNEAGVICRKIKVAGGPNKCVGTLAVRYNEVWGSICQNSWDYLDGIVACRELGCGPFVQVLTGAAYGQGPGAISLDGLGCTGSESSLSQCSFPGINSICTHSMDAGVSCQGMRLVGGDSVCSGRVEILFNDQWGTVCDDNWDMTDAEVVCRELGCGTAVEAKKGAYFGSGVGQIWKDELRCTGSETSVVNCKANPWGVTDCGHNKDAGVICREVRLVNTINPCKGTVQVLHDGQWGSVCHNNWDIPDAYVLCGELGCGGNAQAMKSAYFGVTTGPIWMDALQCTSGESHLRDCKFGGWGNQICVHPYDAGVICKDIKTVLRIEVASDSVDPNSQDVKTLILQKLTKEIQKAGDLSVRWRILNGIVFQLKSIIDP is encoded by the exons ATGGATGGTATTAACACTTGTTCTGGAAGAGTTGAGATTTATACGGATGACTGGGGAACCGTATGTGATCAAGATCTGGATAGCATCGAAGGAAATATGATCTGTACAGAAGCAGGTTGTGGACCTTTACAATCCGTCAAGACAGGTGCTTTTTACGGTCAGGGAACCGGACCTTTATTGACGGATGATCTGAACTGTTATGGGAATGAGAGCGCGGTGATCAACTGTGAATGGGATAACCACACAGACGCATGTGATCACAAACACGATGTCAGCGTAATTTGCGAAC CCATCGTTAGGTTCGTAGGTGGCGTTAATAATTGTTCTGGGAGAGTGGAGATTTTCCACAATAAAGTGTGGGGGACAATTTGTGGCAACAGCTGGGACATGTTGGACGCACAGATGGCGTGTATGGAACGAGGCTGCGGAAATCCAATCGCAACAACACCCACTGTTAATTATGGACAGGGCACAGGTCAGATATGGATGGACGGTCTCGGTTGTACTGGGCGGGAGGCATCATTTAAAAATTGTCCGTTTAATGGTTGGGGGGTGACCAGTTGTACCCACACGGGGGATGTATCAGTCAACTGTTTAG AGACTAGGCTGGTGGATGGATATGACTCCTGTTCTGGGAGAGTGGAGGTACTCTTTGTCAATGCGGGATGGGGTACGGTTTGTGACAACGGCTGGAATCTATTAGGTGCAGATTTGATCTGCAAAGAGATGGGTTGTGGGAGTGCTTTAAATGCCACGAGAGGGTCTGTGTTTAAAAAGGGTAATAGAAAGATATGGACGTTCAATACCCAATGCACTGGGACGGAACCCGTTCTAAAGCAATGTTTATCATCAACAACGCCAAATACGTGTACTCACAATAATGAAGCAGGAGTCATTTGCAGGA AGATTAAAGTGGCCGGTGGTCCGAATAAGTGCGTTGGCACATTGGCTGTGCGTTACAATGAAGTGTGGGGCTCCATTTGTCAAAATAGCTGGGATTATTTGGATGGCATTGTGGCATGTCGAGAGCTTGGCTGTGGGCCTTTTGTTCAGGTTCTTACTGGAGCTGCATATGGACAAGGGCCTGGTGCAATATCGCTGGATGGTTTAGGGTGTACCGGAAGTGAGTCTTCACTGAGCCAGTGTAGCTTCCCTGGAATAAACAGCATCTGCACACATTCAATGGATGCAGGAGTCAGCTGTCAAG GAATGCGATTGGTAGGTGGAGACAGCGTTTGCTCGGGAAGAGTGGAGATTCTTTTCAACGATCAATGGGGAACCGTTTGTGATGACAACTGGGATATGACCGATGCTGAAGTGGTTTGTAGAGAGCTGGGATGCGGTACTGCAGTCGAAGCAAAGAAAGGTGCTTATTTCGGAAGTGGAGTAGGACAGATATGGAAGGATGAACTCAGATGTACTGGGAGTGAGACATCTGTGGTAAACTGCAAAGCAAATCCCTGGGGAGTAACCGACTGTGGCCATAACAAAGATGCAGGTGTCATTTGCAGAG AGGTGAGACTGGTGAATACAATCAACCCTTGTAAGGGCACAGTGCAAGTCTTACACGATGGACAGTGGGGATCAGTGTGCCACAACAATTGGGATATCCCTGATGCTTATGTGCTCTGTGGAGAGTTGGGCTGTGGTGGTAACGCGCAGGCTATGAAATCTGCATATTTTGGGGTCACTACTGGGCCAATATGGATGGATGCCCTCCAATGCACAAGTGGCGAGTCACACCTCAGGGACTGCAAATTTGGTGGTTGGGGAAACCAAATCTGCGTTCATCCATATGATGCAGGAGTTATCTGCAAAG ATATCAAAACTGTGCTCAGGATTGAAGTGGCATCTGACTCTGTTGACCCAAACAGCCAAGACGTCAAGACATTAATATTGCAAAAA CTGACAAAAGAAATCCAGAAAGCAGGAGATTTATCTGTCCGCTGGAGGATTCTGAATGGGATAGTGTTTCAGCTTAAATCAATAATTGACCCCTGA